The Hymenobacter sp. DG01 genome has a segment encoding these proteins:
- the asnB gene encoding asparagine synthase (glutamine-hydrolyzing), whose amino-acid sequence MCGISGVFAFTDAGRGSLASLRASTDAIVSRGPDSQGHFAYERCGLGFRRLAILDLTADGNQPMTDESGRYTIVFNGEIFNFKELRQKLVNKGHRFHSQTDTEVVLHLYISEGRNFLKKLNGFFDFAIFDKEEDSVFLARDRMGEKPLLVYRDEDKLLFASEMKSLLALGVPRKLDYVSLSHYLQLNYIPGPATIFKGVKKLLPGHYLYVKGKKVVKKRWYKIPYDPKKTDKIKLSYEQQQAKLVDLLDDATARRLVADVPLGAFLSGGIDSSVIVALASRHTQHLNTFSIGYRDEPFFDETKYAKLVADKYKTNHTVFSLTNQDLYDHIFDVLNYIDEPFADSSALAVYILSKRTREKVTVALSGDGADELFAGYNKHMGEFQVRQGGFKAEAVTGLNLLWDVLPKSRNSFFGNKVRQFQRFSRGMLSGPKDRYWDWASFASEKDARTLLSPAARRKVGKKLAEKRRKDLLADLHADGDLNEVLLTDTKMVLPYDMLAKVDLMSMANSLEVRPPFLDPNVVRFAFSLPVSSKIDGKMKKKIVQDAFRPMLPEELYKRPKHGFEVPLLKWFRGELRPLIEDDLLSDAFIEAQGVFDVEATRALKRQLFSSSPGDVHARIWALIVFQWWWKKHMMA is encoded by the coding sequence ATGTGTGGAATCTCCGGAGTATTCGCTTTTACTGATGCAGGCCGCGGTTCGCTGGCCTCCCTGCGTGCCTCAACCGACGCCATTGTTAGCCGTGGCCCCGATTCGCAGGGGCATTTCGCCTACGAGCGGTGTGGCCTGGGCTTTCGGCGGCTGGCCATCCTTGACTTGACTGCCGATGGTAACCAGCCCATGACCGACGAGTCGGGCCGGTACACCATCGTTTTCAATGGCGAAATCTTCAACTTCAAGGAGCTGCGTCAGAAACTCGTTAACAAGGGACACCGCTTCCACTCCCAGACCGATACGGAGGTGGTACTACACCTTTATATATCGGAGGGGCGCAACTTTCTGAAGAAGCTCAACGGATTTTTTGACTTCGCTATTTTCGACAAGGAAGAAGACTCCGTATTCCTGGCCCGCGACCGGATGGGGGAGAAGCCCCTGCTGGTTTATCGCGACGAGGATAAGCTGCTGTTCGCTTCGGAGATGAAGTCGTTGCTGGCCCTGGGCGTGCCCCGCAAGCTCGACTACGTATCCCTGAGCCACTACCTGCAGCTGAACTATATACCGGGTCCGGCTACTATTTTCAAGGGAGTAAAAAAGCTGCTGCCCGGTCACTACCTCTACGTGAAAGGCAAGAAGGTCGTGAAGAAGCGGTGGTACAAGATTCCGTACGACCCCAAGAAGACCGATAAAATCAAACTTTCCTACGAGCAGCAGCAGGCTAAACTGGTTGATCTGCTGGATGACGCTACCGCGCGCCGCCTCGTGGCCGACGTGCCCCTGGGTGCCTTCCTAAGCGGTGGTATCGATTCTTCGGTGATTGTGGCCCTGGCCTCGCGCCACACCCAGCACCTGAACACCTTCAGCATCGGCTACCGCGACGAGCCGTTCTTCGATGAGACGAAGTACGCCAAGCTGGTGGCCGACAAGTACAAAACCAACCACACGGTTTTCTCCCTGACCAACCAGGACCTCTACGACCATATCTTCGACGTCCTGAATTACATCGATGAGCCCTTCGCCGATTCCTCGGCCCTGGCGGTGTATATTCTCAGCAAGCGCACCCGCGAAAAGGTAACCGTAGCCCTCTCAGGCGACGGGGCCGACGAGCTATTTGCAGGCTATAACAAGCACATGGGCGAGTTCCAGGTGCGGCAGGGAGGCTTTAAGGCCGAGGCTGTCACGGGCCTGAACCTGCTGTGGGACGTGCTGCCCAAATCGCGCAACTCGTTCTTTGGCAACAAAGTGCGGCAGTTTCAGCGCTTCTCGCGGGGCATGCTCTCCGGGCCCAAAGACCGGTACTGGGACTGGGCCTCCTTTGCCTCCGAGAAAGACGCCCGCACCCTGCTCAGCCCGGCCGCCCGCCGTAAGGTAGGCAAGAAGCTGGCTGAAAAGCGCCGCAAAGATCTGCTCGCCGACCTGCACGCCGACGGCGACCTGAATGAGGTGCTGCTCACCGACACCAAAATGGTGCTCCCCTACGACATGTTGGCCAAAGTGGACCTGATGAGCATGGCCAACTCCCTGGAAGTGCGCCCGCCCTTCCTGGACCCCAACGTCGTGCGTTTCGCCTTCTCCCTGCCCGTTTCGAGCAAGATTGACGGCAAGATGAAAAAGAAAATCGTGCAGGATGCTTTCCGGCCTATGCTGCCAGAGGAGCTGTACAAGCGCCCCAAGCACGGCTTTGAGGTACCCCTGCTCAAGTGGTTCCGCGGAGAGCTGCGCCCCCTGATTGAGGACGACCTGCTCTCGGATGCGTTCATTGAGGCTCAGGGCGTATTCGATGTGGAAGCTACCCGCGCCCTCAAGCGCCAGCTGTTCTCTTCCAGCCCCGGCGACGTGCATGCCCGCATCTGGGCACTTATTGTATTTCAGTGGTGGTGGAAAAAGCACATGATGGCCTAG
- a CDS encoding glycosyltransferase family 2 protein — protein MIPAAPSRKLSIVIPAYNEGATIHLILDQVKAVQLLGGFTKEVLIINDCSRDNTEEAVQRYMAANPELPIQYYRHEVNQGKGAALHTGIRKATGDYVIIQDADLEYDPEEYNILLRPVLRGVADVVYGSRFMGGNPHRILFFWHSIGNKWLTMLCNAFSNLNLTDMETCYKLFRRDIVQGLQLEEKRFGFEPEVTIKMARVPNVRIYEVGISYYGRTYAEGKKIGWRDGFRAIYCIIRYGLFK, from the coding sequence ATGATTCCGGCCGCGCCCTCCCGTAAGCTCTCCATCGTAATTCCGGCTTATAATGAGGGAGCTACTATTCACCTGATTCTCGATCAGGTAAAGGCAGTGCAGCTGCTGGGGGGCTTTACCAAGGAAGTACTGATTATCAACGACTGCTCCCGCGACAACACCGAGGAAGCTGTGCAGCGCTACATGGCTGCTAATCCGGAGTTGCCTATTCAGTACTACCGGCACGAAGTCAATCAGGGGAAAGGTGCGGCCCTGCATACGGGTATCCGGAAAGCTACCGGCGACTATGTTATCATTCAGGACGCTGACTTAGAGTATGATCCGGAGGAATACAACATTTTGCTGCGGCCCGTGCTGCGCGGCGTAGCCGACGTAGTGTACGGCTCTCGGTTTATGGGCGGCAACCCGCACCGCATCCTGTTTTTCTGGCACAGCATCGGCAACAAATGGCTGACCATGCTGTGCAATGCCTTCTCCAACCTGAACCTGACCGATATGGAAACCTGTTACAAGCTGTTCCGGCGGGATATTGTGCAGGGCCTGCAGCTGGAGGAGAAACGCTTCGGGTTCGAGCCGGAAGTCACCATCAAAATGGCCCGCGTGCCGAATGTGCGCATCTACGAGGTGGGCATCAGCTACTACGGGCGCACTTACGCCGAGGGTAAGAAGATCGGCTGGCGCGACGGGTTCCGGGCTATTTATTGCATTATCAGATATGGTCTTTTCAAGTAG
- the cysK gene encoding cysteine synthase A, which produces MKATSILDTIGNTPLLRLNKLFAHRPDVEVWVKLERANPGGSIKDRIALSMIEQAEREGILTPDSVIVEPTSGNTGVGLAMVAAVKGYRLTLVMPESMSIERRRLMAAYGANLELTPREKGMKGAIEKAHELVRDTPGAWMPMQFSNPANIRVHAETTAQEILRDVPEGFDFHITGVGTGGHITAVTEVLKPHFPQMKTFAVEPELSPVISGGAPGPHPIQGIGAGFIPDNLHTDILDGTIQVSQQEAFEYARRAAREEGLFVGVSSGASLAAVAKKLDEVPQGGRILTFCYDTGERYLSVEGLFV; this is translated from the coding sequence ATGAAAGCCACTTCCATTCTGGATACCATCGGCAATACGCCGCTGCTGCGCCTCAATAAGCTGTTTGCTCACCGCCCCGATGTGGAGGTATGGGTAAAGCTGGAGCGGGCCAACCCCGGCGGCAGCATCAAAGACCGGATTGCCCTGAGCATGATTGAGCAGGCTGAGCGGGAGGGTATTCTCACCCCCGACAGCGTGATTGTAGAGCCTACCTCGGGCAATACGGGGGTAGGCCTGGCCATGGTAGCAGCCGTGAAAGGCTACCGCCTCACGCTGGTTATGCCCGAGAGCATGAGCATTGAACGCCGCCGCCTGATGGCCGCCTACGGCGCGAACCTGGAGCTGACCCCGCGGGAAAAAGGCATGAAGGGTGCCATTGAGAAGGCCCACGAACTGGTGCGCGACACGCCCGGCGCCTGGATGCCCATGCAGTTCAGCAACCCGGCCAACATCAGGGTGCACGCCGAAACAACAGCCCAGGAAATCCTGCGCGACGTGCCCGAGGGCTTTGACTTCCATATTACGGGGGTAGGCACCGGCGGCCACATCACGGCCGTAACAGAAGTGCTCAAGCCCCACTTCCCTCAGATGAAGACCTTCGCCGTGGAGCCGGAGCTCTCGCCTGTTATCAGCGGGGGAGCTCCGGGCCCGCACCCCATCCAGGGCATCGGTGCCGGCTTCATCCCCGACAACCTGCACACCGATATTCTCGACGGGACCATTCAGGTCAGCCAGCAGGAAGCCTTTGAGTATGCCCGCCGCGCTGCCCGCGAAGAAGGCCTGTTCGTGGGTGTTTCCTCCGGGGCTTCCCTGGCCGCAGTAGCTAAAAAGCTCGACGAAGTACCTCAGGGCGGCCGTATCCTCACGTTCTGCTACGACACCGGCGAGCGGTACCTGTCAGTAGAAGGCCTGTTCGTGTAA
- a CDS encoding carboxypeptidase regulatory-like domain-containing protein, giving the protein MRRNLYASVALVPLAILSAHMSWAQVTTSAMNGIITDKSGEGLPGATVIAVHTPTNTQYVAPTNSEGRFNIQGMRVGGPYTVRITFVGYQDATRENLFLSLGQNLRLDINLSESSQQLGEVVVSGRRDALINSDRVGSVTAVQREQIERLPSITRSLNDITRLTPQSNGQNIGGGNNRQNNFTVDGSDFNNNFGIGGNLPANGTPISLDAIEQLTVSVTPYDVRQSGFVGGAINAVTRSGTNDISGSAYGYFRNDKFIGDRVGNERVPLQDSRFYQYGFRLGGPIIKDKLFFFANAEIEENRTPGQTRFAATDAAPYGSATNITRPTATELNRISNYLSDTLGYETGGYQNYDFTSPRTKFLARIDWNISRNHRFNIRYNQTEGKTPSFPSTSSSPLTNFASGAGRTDLNALPFRNAGYFQEANFYSAAAELNSTFGGNMTNTLRATYTKQNDPRSSDSRVFPFVDILKADGTNAPTPFTSFGYEPFTLGNLRDVAIYSVRDDFSWLIGRHNITLGGQADYSITKNGFQRFAASYYRFNSFADFRTASNPFLSEAQRAAARPTDFAYTYSLSPGFEQAFPTFKFGQYSLYAQDDYSIRENLRLLVGLRADYVTYPEKLKEHPLVSALNFANNEKINVANLPKSSILLSPRIGFNWDVNNDQTVQLRGGTGIFTGRVPYVWIVSQAGDAGLLQITRTFSGSAIDQLPGGYRGFNEDPGFYRPATVPAAGTVIPNVISAVDQNFKFPQTLKSSLGVDAKLPGGFVASLEGIYNKDLNTAIFRNANLVEPRNLGVAGYPDSRLIYPNNNQDKFLNPINGAGQAVPNGTAGGGAFNAIVLDNANKGYYWSLTGKLERQFDNGLFASVAYTRSDARNLYDGGGDQPLSAWQQTPTVNGSNNLQLSYASYVVPDRVIASVSYKREYLKNLATTVSVFYEGSQQGRFSYVYSSDFNRDGGNADLIYIPRDASEINFVSQTVGTGSSAVTYTPQQQSDLFFKYIDQDKYLRDRKGTYAERNGALLPWRNQVDVKLLQDIFTNIGNKRNTLQLSLDIFNVGNLINSDWGLINVTNASSVLVPTNVSSLTPGGTTRPTFRLQLDRGGLVQETFRRNLSVSSTYYMQVGVRYIFN; this is encoded by the coding sequence ATGAGACGCAATCTTTACGCCTCTGTGGCGCTGGTGCCGCTGGCAATTTTGTCAGCGCACATGAGCTGGGCACAGGTGACCACCTCCGCAATGAACGGTATCATTACCGACAAGAGCGGCGAGGGTCTGCCTGGGGCAACGGTAATTGCTGTTCACACCCCCACCAACACCCAGTACGTAGCGCCAACCAACTCGGAGGGTCGCTTCAATATTCAGGGTATGCGCGTAGGTGGTCCGTACACGGTCCGGATTACGTTTGTAGGATATCAGGATGCTACGCGGGAAAACCTGTTCTTGAGCCTAGGCCAGAACTTGCGCTTGGACATTAACCTGAGCGAATCGTCGCAGCAGCTGGGTGAGGTAGTAGTAAGCGGCCGCCGTGATGCACTCATCAACTCAGACCGCGTTGGCTCCGTTACGGCGGTTCAGCGCGAGCAAATTGAGCGTTTGCCTTCTATCACCCGTAGCCTCAACGACATTACGCGTCTGACCCCGCAGTCGAATGGCCAGAACATCGGGGGTGGTAACAACCGCCAGAACAACTTCACAGTTGACGGCTCTGACTTCAACAACAACTTCGGTATCGGCGGCAACCTGCCCGCCAACGGTACGCCTATCTCGCTGGACGCCATTGAGCAGCTGACGGTAAGCGTAACGCCTTACGACGTACGTCAGTCAGGCTTCGTGGGTGGCGCAATCAACGCCGTAACCCGCTCCGGTACCAACGACATCAGCGGCTCGGCCTACGGCTACTTCCGCAACGACAAGTTTATTGGTGACCGGGTTGGCAACGAGCGGGTTCCGCTGCAGGATTCGCGCTTCTACCAGTACGGCTTCCGTCTGGGCGGCCCCATCATCAAGGACAAGCTGTTCTTCTTCGCCAACGCTGAAATCGAGGAAAACCGCACTCCTGGTCAGACGCGCTTTGCCGCTACGGACGCCGCTCCTTACGGCTCGGCCACGAACATTACCCGCCCGACGGCTACCGAGCTGAATAGAATCAGTAATTATTTGAGTGATACGCTGGGCTACGAAACCGGCGGTTACCAGAATTACGATTTCACCAGCCCCCGCACGAAGTTCCTGGCTCGTATTGACTGGAACATCAGCCGGAATCACCGCTTCAACATCCGTTACAACCAAACGGAAGGTAAGACGCCCAGCTTCCCCAGCACCTCGTCGAGCCCGCTGACCAATTTTGCCTCCGGAGCAGGCCGTACGGACCTGAACGCCTTGCCGTTCCGCAATGCCGGCTACTTCCAGGAAGCCAACTTCTACTCAGCGGCCGCCGAATTGAACTCCACGTTCGGGGGCAACATGACCAACACGCTGCGGGCTACCTATACCAAGCAGAACGACCCCCGCAGCTCCGATAGCCGGGTGTTCCCCTTCGTGGACATCCTGAAGGCCGACGGCACCAACGCGCCTACCCCCTTCACCTCGTTCGGCTACGAGCCCTTCACGCTGGGTAACCTGCGCGACGTGGCTATCTACTCGGTTCGCGACGACTTCTCCTGGCTGATTGGCCGCCACAACATTACGTTGGGTGGTCAGGCTGACTACAGCATCACCAAGAACGGCTTCCAGCGCTTCGCCGCCAGCTACTACCGTTTCAACTCTTTCGCAGATTTCAGAACGGCTAGTAACCCCTTCCTGTCAGAGGCTCAGCGTGCTGCTGCCCGCCCCACTGACTTTGCTTACACGTACTCGCTCTCGCCGGGCTTTGAGCAGGCTTTCCCCACGTTCAAGTTTGGCCAGTACTCGCTCTACGCTCAGGACGACTACTCCATCCGGGAGAACCTGCGCCTGCTGGTAGGCTTGCGCGCCGACTACGTAACCTACCCCGAGAAGCTGAAGGAACACCCGCTGGTTTCGGCGCTGAACTTCGCCAACAACGAGAAAATCAACGTTGCCAACCTGCCCAAGTCGAGCATTCTGCTCTCGCCGCGTATCGGCTTCAACTGGGATGTGAACAACGACCAGACGGTGCAGCTGCGCGGTGGTACCGGTATCTTCACCGGCCGCGTGCCCTACGTTTGGATTGTAAGCCAGGCCGGCGACGCCGGTCTGCTGCAGATTACCCGTACGTTCTCGGGTAGCGCCATCGACCAGCTGCCCGGCGGCTACCGTGGCTTCAACGAAGACCCCGGTTTCTACCGTCCGGCTACCGTACCGGCGGCCGGCACGGTTATCCCGAACGTTATTTCGGCCGTTGACCAGAATTTCAAGTTCCCCCAGACGCTGAAGAGCAGCCTGGGTGTGGATGCCAAACTGCCCGGTGGCTTCGTGGCCTCGCTGGAAGGTATCTACAACAAGGACCTGAACACGGCTATCTTCCGCAACGCCAACCTGGTGGAGCCGCGTAATCTGGGCGTAGCCGGCTACCCCGATAGCCGCCTGATTTACCCGAACAACAACCAGGACAAGTTCCTGAACCCCATCAACGGCGCTGGTCAGGCAGTACCGAACGGCACGGCTGGTGGCGGCGCTTTCAATGCCATTGTGCTTGATAACGCCAACAAAGGCTACTACTGGTCGCTGACCGGTAAGCTGGAGCGCCAGTTCGACAACGGCCTGTTCGCCTCGGTAGCCTATACCCGCAGCGACGCCCGTAACCTTTACGACGGTGGCGGCGACCAGCCCCTCTCGGCCTGGCAGCAGACCCCGACCGTAAACGGCTCGAACAACCTGCAGCTGAGCTACGCCAGCTACGTAGTACCGGACCGCGTAATTGCTTCGGTATCGTACAAGCGTGAGTACCTCAAGAACCTGGCTACTACCGTCTCCGTGTTCTACGAAGGCAGCCAGCAGGGCCGCTTCTCCTACGTGTACTCGTCGGACTTCAACCGCGACGGTGGCAACGCCGACCTGATTTACATCCCCCGCGACGCGTCGGAAATCAACTTTGTATCGCAGACGGTAGGTACCGGCTCCAGCGCCGTAACTTATACGCCTCAGCAGCAGAGCGACCTGTTCTTCAAGTACATCGACCAGGATAAATACCTGCGCGACCGGAAGGGTACCTACGCTGAGCGCAACGGCGCCCTGCTGCCCTGGCGTAACCAGGTGGACGTGAAGCTGCTGCAGGACATTTTCACGAACATCGGCAACAAGCGCAACACCCTGCAGCTGAGCCTCGATATCTTCAACGTAGGCAACCTGATCAACAGCGACTGGGGTCTGATCAACGTGACCAACGCCAGCTCGGTGCTGGTGCCCACCAACGTGAGCTCCCTCACGCCCGGTGGTACCACTCGCCCCACGTTCCGTCTGCAGCTTGACCGCGGCGGTCTGGTGCAGGAAACTTTCCGCCGGAACCTAAGCGTTTCTTCGACCTACTACATGCAGGTTGGTGTACGCTACATCTTCAACTAA
- a CDS encoding UDP-glucose/GDP-mannose dehydrogenase family protein gives MKIAVVGTGYVGLVTGTCFAEVGIDVTCIDIDQRKIDNLHKGILPIYEPGLEEMVSRNVAAGRLHFSTNLSEAIKGCDVAFIAVGTPPGEDGSADLKYVLAVARAIGENMTSYGVIVTKSTVPVGTAAKVRKEIEDALARRGETIEFDVASNPEFLKEGAAIDDFLKPDRIVVGVSSERAEEVMSRLYKPFLLNGHPIIFMDIPSAEMTKYAANSMLATKISFMNDIANLCEIMGADVNMVRKGIGSDARIGTKFIYPGIGYGGSCFPKDVKALIKTAAENGYQMQVLQAVESVNEGQKEVLFNKVQKHFGGDLKGKKMAVWGLSFKPKTDDMREAPSLVIIEKLLAEGCTVTAYDPVAMEEAKHSLGDRITYAKDQMEALIDADALLVVTEWPEFRVPNFEVMSRLLKQKVIFDGRNIYDAAELQQAGYAYHCIGIKTAHHEPAQA, from the coding sequence ATGAAAATTGCAGTAGTAGGCACAGGCTATGTAGGCCTTGTCACAGGAACTTGTTTTGCGGAAGTCGGCATTGATGTAACCTGCATCGATATCGACCAGCGCAAAATCGACAACCTGCACAAAGGCATCCTGCCAATTTACGAGCCGGGTCTGGAGGAAATGGTGTCGCGCAACGTTGCGGCCGGCCGTTTGCACTTCTCCACTAACCTGAGCGAGGCTATCAAAGGCTGCGACGTGGCCTTCATTGCCGTAGGCACTCCTCCCGGCGAAGATGGCTCGGCAGACCTGAAATACGTGCTGGCCGTGGCCCGCGCCATCGGCGAGAACATGACCAGCTATGGCGTCATCGTAACCAAGAGCACGGTACCGGTTGGTACGGCCGCCAAAGTGCGCAAGGAAATCGAGGACGCGCTGGCCCGTCGCGGCGAAACCATCGAATTTGACGTAGCTTCCAACCCCGAGTTCCTCAAGGAAGGTGCCGCCATCGACGACTTCCTCAAGCCCGACCGCATTGTGGTGGGTGTATCGTCGGAGCGCGCCGAGGAGGTGATGAGCCGCCTGTACAAGCCTTTCCTGCTCAACGGCCACCCCATCATCTTCATGGATATTCCGTCGGCGGAAATGACGAAATACGCGGCCAACTCCATGCTGGCCACCAAGATTTCGTTTATGAACGACATCGCCAATCTCTGCGAAATCATGGGCGCCGATGTAAACATGGTGCGCAAAGGCATTGGCTCCGACGCTCGCATCGGTACTAAGTTCATCTACCCCGGCATTGGCTACGGCGGTTCCTGCTTCCCCAAAGACGTGAAAGCCCTCATCAAAACGGCCGCTGAAAACGGCTACCAGATGCAGGTGCTGCAAGCCGTGGAAAGCGTAAACGAAGGCCAGAAGGAGGTGCTGTTCAACAAGGTACAGAAGCACTTTGGCGGCGACCTGAAGGGCAAGAAAATGGCCGTATGGGGCCTCTCGTTCAAGCCCAAAACCGACGACATGCGTGAGGCACCCTCGCTGGTTATTATTGAGAAACTGCTGGCTGAAGGTTGCACCGTAACTGCCTATGACCCCGTGGCAATGGAAGAGGCCAAGCACAGCCTCGGCGACCGGATTACCTACGCCAAAGACCAGATGGAGGCCCTCATTGACGCCGACGCTCTGCTGGTGGTAACGGAGTGGCCTGAGTTCCGGGTGCCAAACTTCGAGGTAATGAGCCGCCTGCTCAAGCAGAAGGTTATCTTCGACGGCCGCAACATCTATGATGCCGCCGAACTGCAGCAGGCTGGCTACGCCTACCACTGCATTGGCATCAAAACGGCCCACCACGAGCCGGCTCAAGCCTAG
- a CDS encoding FAD-binding oxidoreductase, giving the protein MEYQVLTPALVAELETIVGPQHVLTAQRVEADVYADYGRDHTEDFHFAPDVVVRPANAEEVSAIVRLCHQHHIPITPRGAGTGLSGGALPIHQGVLLSTERLNRILEIDERNLQATVEPGVVNEVFQNAVKEVGLFYPPDPASKGSCFLGGNLAHSSGGPKAVKYGTTRDYVLNLQVVLPTGDIIWTAANTLKNSTGYNLTQLMIGSEGTLGIITKVVFRLLPYPQHTILMLVPFRREEQAAEAVSAVFRAGIIPSGMEFMEREAIAWSSDYLKIPLTLPEDILAHLLIELDGQDLEQLYKEAEQVYAVLERYDVGEILLADNATQKDELWKIRRNIGNSVRYNSVYKEEDTVVPRAELPTLLKGVKEIGARYGFKSVCYGHAGDGNLHVNIIRGELTDEQWNVGLRQPISEIFELCVKLGGTISGEHGIGLVQKGYIGIALKEANLNLMRGIKQVFDPHGIMNPGKIF; this is encoded by the coding sequence ATGGAATATCAGGTTTTGACTCCTGCTCTGGTAGCCGAACTGGAAACGATAGTCGGGCCGCAGCACGTGCTGACTGCCCAGCGGGTGGAGGCAGACGTGTACGCCGATTATGGGCGCGACCACACGGAGGATTTCCACTTTGCCCCCGATGTGGTGGTGCGCCCCGCTAACGCGGAGGAGGTAAGTGCCATTGTGCGCCTGTGCCACCAGCACCACATTCCGATAACGCCCCGCGGCGCCGGTACCGGCCTGAGTGGCGGGGCCCTACCCATTCATCAGGGCGTGCTGCTGAGCACCGAGCGGCTAAACCGCATCCTGGAAATAGATGAGCGCAACCTGCAGGCTACCGTGGAGCCGGGGGTAGTGAACGAGGTGTTTCAGAACGCGGTAAAGGAGGTAGGACTGTTCTACCCCCCCGATCCGGCCAGCAAGGGCAGCTGCTTTTTGGGTGGCAACCTGGCCCACAGCAGCGGCGGCCCCAAAGCCGTGAAGTATGGCACTACCCGCGACTACGTGCTCAACCTGCAGGTAGTGCTGCCCACCGGCGACATCATCTGGACGGCGGCCAACACCCTGAAAAACTCCACCGGCTACAACCTCACCCAACTCATGATTGGCTCGGAGGGTACCCTGGGCATAATTACAAAGGTAGTATTCCGGCTGTTGCCCTACCCCCAGCATACCATCCTAATGCTGGTGCCCTTTCGCCGGGAGGAGCAGGCCGCCGAGGCGGTTTCCGCTGTGTTTCGGGCCGGCATTATTCCCTCGGGCATGGAGTTTATGGAGCGCGAGGCCATAGCCTGGTCCTCCGACTACCTGAAAATCCCGCTTACCCTGCCCGAGGACATTCTGGCCCACTTACTGATTGAGTTGGACGGGCAGGATCTGGAGCAGCTTTATAAGGAAGCCGAACAGGTGTACGCCGTTCTGGAACGCTACGATGTGGGCGAAATTCTGCTGGCTGATAATGCCACCCAGAAAGACGAACTCTGGAAGATCCGGCGCAACATTGGCAATTCGGTGCGCTACAATTCTGTATATAAGGAGGAAGACACGGTAGTGCCCCGGGCCGAACTGCCTACCCTACTGAAAGGAGTAAAGGAAATTGGGGCACGCTACGGCTTTAAGAGCGTGTGCTACGGGCACGCCGGCGACGGAAACCTGCATGTAAACATCATCCGGGGCGAGCTAACGGACGAACAGTGGAACGTGGGGCTGCGCCAGCCCATCAGCGAAATATTTGAGTTGTGCGTGAAGCTGGGCGGCACCATCAGCGGCGAACATGGCATCGGGCTGGTTCAGAAGGGCTACATCGGTATTGCGCTCAAGGAAGCTAACCTGAACCTGATGCGCGGTATCAAGCAGGTATTCGACCCGCACGGCATTATGAACCCCGGCAAAATTTTCTAA
- a CDS encoding C40 family peptidase: MARMKAADRRRGSAPAMVKSKVKTATPAGKTKTVARRPATSPARPLPANVPRQMAVVIETARSFQGTPYKFGGTTRLGMDCSGLLLESFAAINVAIPRSSNEQALWGEQVRPQELRPGDLVFFGASPGSSTITHVGLITEASAESVQFIHSSSSLGVVENALETDYYLSRFIKAVRPRL, from the coding sequence ATGGCGCGCATGAAGGCCGCCGACCGGCGCCGGGGCTCCGCGCCCGCCATGGTCAAATCGAAGGTAAAAACGGCCACGCCGGCTGGCAAAACCAAAACCGTAGCCCGCCGCCCGGCCACCTCACCCGCCCGGCCCCTGCCGGCCAATGTGCCCCGTCAGATGGCCGTGGTGATTGAAACCGCCCGCTCTTTCCAGGGTACCCCCTACAAGTTTGGCGGCACCACCCGCCTGGGTATGGACTGCTCCGGCCTGCTGCTTGAATCGTTTGCCGCTATTAACGTAGCCATTCCGCGCTCCAGCAACGAGCAGGCGCTGTGGGGTGAGCAGGTACGCCCTCAGGAGTTGCGGCCCGGCGATTTGGTATTTTTTGGAGCCTCGCCCGGGAGTAGCACTATTACCCACGTGGGTCTGATCACAGAAGCCTCGGCCGAAAGCGTTCAGTTCATCCACTCTTCCAGTTCGTTAGGAGTAGTAGAAAATGCTCTGGAAACCGATTACTACCTGAGCAGATTCATTAAGGCGGTACGACCAAGATTGTGA
- a CDS encoding acyl-CoA-binding protein, which yields MNLQDQLSLQQEFEAAVSRVDNLPGDAAAAQMTELYGLYKQATQGDHDTEKDVVGDDSPSNPSGYAGMSQAQWDSWSKFKGLSEDDAKRQYIQKVAEIAGPVGEKTTVITGNGQPATGSQVGGADAASGPEVQPDDNTTLAQQPSTQPGVSQGGLRGDITAGAPYGGEDKLKGDQS from the coding sequence ATGAATCTACAAGATCAACTAAGCCTGCAGCAGGAATTCGAGGCCGCCGTATCCCGGGTTGACAACCTGCCCGGCGACGCGGCCGCCGCCCAGATGACCGAGCTGTATGGCCTTTACAAGCAGGCAACCCAAGGCGACCATGACACGGAGAAAGACGTGGTCGGCGACGACTCACCTTCCAATCCCAGCGGCTACGCGGGCATGTCGCAGGCCCAATGGGACTCCTGGAGCAAGTTCAAAGGCCTGAGCGAAGACGACGCCAAGCGCCAGTACATCCAGAAGGTTGCGGAAATAGCCGGACCGGTAGGTGAAAAAACTACTGTTATTACCGGCAATGGCCAACCCGCTACCGGCTCGCAGGTAGGAGGCGCTGATGCTGCTTCGGGCCCCGAGGTGCAGCCCGACGACAACACGACCTTAGCCCAGCAGCCCAGCACCCAGCCCGGCGTTTCGCAGGGTGGCCTGCGCGGCGACATCACGGCCGGGGCTCCGTACGGCGGCGAAGACAAGCTAAAGGGCGACCAAAGCTAA